The following are from one region of the Geothermobacter ehrlichii genome:
- a CDS encoding CheR family methyltransferase, giving the protein MLIFSPEIPMSLEEFRLLRDFVYQYCGLHFSEDSRYILEKRLGRRLQHLRLNNYKDYYYYLRYNAARDQELTELINLLTTNETYFFREEFQLRSFSEEIVPEICRRKQEKGERRIRIWSAGCSTGEEPYTIAMLLLENRAVQGWQIEIIGTDISQRVLQVARKGLYGESSFRSTPERYRQRHFRPQDGKWLIDDSVKRLVTISHLNLFDRPRVALLGRMDIIFCRNVIIYFDLPAKKRVVETFYQRLNPGGYLLLGHSESLMNITTLYELKHLQHDMVYQKPLDDLPGGLKP; this is encoded by the coding sequence ATGCTCATTTTCTCCCCCGAAATTCCCATGAGCCTGGAGGAATTCCGCCTGCTGCGCGACTTCGTCTATCAGTATTGCGGCCTGCATTTCTCCGAGGATTCCAGATACATTCTGGAAAAGCGTCTCGGCCGTCGGCTGCAGCATCTTCGCCTGAACAATTACAAGGATTATTACTATTATCTGCGTTACAACGCGGCCCGGGACCAGGAACTGACCGAGCTGATCAACCTGCTGACCACCAACGAAACCTACTTTTTTCGTGAGGAATTCCAGCTCAGAAGTTTCAGTGAAGAGATCGTTCCCGAAATCTGCCGCCGCAAGCAGGAAAAGGGTGAGCGGCGCATCCGCATCTGGAGCGCCGGCTGTTCCACCGGCGAAGAACCCTACACAATCGCCATGCTGCTGCTGGAGAACCGGGCGGTTCAGGGCTGGCAGATCGAGATCATCGGTACCGACATCAGCCAGAGGGTGCTGCAGGTCGCCCGCAAGGGGCTGTACGGCGAAAGTTCTTTCCGCTCGACTCCCGAACGCTACCGCCAGCGTCACTTCCGTCCCCAGGACGGCAAGTGGCTGATCGACGACAGTGTGAAGCGGCTGGTCACCATCAGCCATCTCAATCTCTTCGACCGACCGCGGGTGGCGCTGCTCGGTCGCATGGACATCATCTTCTGTCGCAATGTCATTATCTACTTCGATCTTCCAGCCAAGAAGAGGGTTGTCGAAACCTTCTACCAGCGCCTCAATCCAGGTGGATACCTGTTGCTGGGACACTCCGAATCACTGATGAACATCACCACTCTCTACGAACTCAAACATCTGCAGCATGACATGGTCTACCAGAAACCGCTCGACGACCTGCCGGGAGGGCTGAAGCCATGA
- the cheB gene encoding chemotaxis-specific protein-glutamate methyltransferase CheB: MKNGKVRVLVVDDSAYNRRTIIRFLQEMEGVEVVGYAVNGEEGLRKVFDLKPDLITLDLEMPRMDGFSFLRILMQNRPTPVIVVSARADDQNVFRALEFGAVEFVAKPSAQISPELFNIRDDLVRKVCEVAGADMKKVLGRAAGTAGGAAGEYKGVVRKGQRLAGKKGAPPRFEAVVIGASTGGPPALQAIFSAIQHRPGIRFAVSQHMPPGFTHAFAERLNKFTALDVKEAENGDLFAPDRVLIAPGGKNLVFRRLGEDIVAQVVDPSPDQRYTPSVDVMFRSASEIFGSSLLGVVLTGMGNDGARGARLINDRGGCVIAESEETSVVFGMPKEAIATGSIDRVVPLNGICREIFRRCGV; encoded by the coding sequence ATGAAGAACGGCAAGGTCAGGGTGCTGGTGGTCGACGACTCGGCCTACAACCGGCGTACCATCATCCGGTTTTTACAGGAGATGGAGGGAGTCGAGGTTGTCGGTTACGCCGTCAACGGAGAGGAGGGTTTGCGCAAGGTCTTCGATCTGAAGCCGGATCTCATCACCCTCGATCTCGAGATGCCCCGCATGGACGGCTTCTCTTTTCTGCGCATCCTGATGCAGAACCGGCCGACGCCGGTCATCGTCGTCTCGGCTCGGGCCGACGACCAGAACGTTTTTCGGGCGCTTGAGTTCGGGGCCGTCGAGTTCGTCGCCAAGCCGAGCGCCCAGATCTCTCCGGAACTGTTCAATATACGCGACGACCTGGTTCGCAAGGTCTGCGAGGTGGCCGGTGCCGACATGAAGAAGGTGCTGGGCCGGGCCGCCGGGACGGCGGGCGGAGCTGCCGGCGAGTACAAAGGCGTCGTTCGCAAGGGGCAACGCCTGGCGGGCAAAAAGGGCGCTCCACCGCGCTTCGAGGCGGTGGTGATCGGCGCTTCGACAGGAGGTCCCCCGGCGCTGCAGGCCATCTTTTCCGCCATCCAGCATCGGCCCGGTATCCGGTTCGCCGTTTCGCAGCACATGCCGCCGGGATTTACCCACGCTTTCGCCGAGCGGCTGAACAAGTTCACCGCTCTTGATGTCAAGGAGGCGGAAAACGGCGATCTGTTTGCCCCTGACCGGGTTCTGATCGCTCCCGGCGGCAAGAATCTCGTCTTTCGCCGGCTCGGTGAGGATATCGTGGCCCAGGTCGTCGATCCATCCCCCGATCAGCGTTACACGCCTTCGGTCGACGTGATGTTTCGCTCTGCCAGTGAAATCTTCGGTTCGTCACTGCTCGGCGTGGTCCTGACCGGCATGGGCAATGATGGAGCCCGCGGTGCGCGCCTGATCAATGACCGTGGCGGCTGCGTCATCGCCGAATCCGAAGAGACCAGCGTCGTTTTCGGCATGCCCAAGGAAGCCATTGCCACCGGGTCCATCGACAGGGTCGTTCCTTTGAATGGAATATGCCGGGAAATTTTTCGCCGCTGTGGGGTATAG
- a CDS encoding GAF domain-containing protein → MNEDEHRRASSRAEEFLQVFKKGAEFTQELLKENERLRFQVLKLQEERKKGVPVGSDNEIIAKLQKRIEELEKEKAEILDRIKEVEAENLDFANRYVDIENENNMLANLYIASYQLHSTLDFNEVLQIILEIIINLIGGEQFAVMLLDEKTNTLRAVASEGFEKEELPVVSLGDGIIGTMAKTGENYFVDELESYQKDLHSPMVCIPLKIKEHVIGVIVIYSLLEQKSRFAEVDYELFTLLAGHAATAIFSSKLYSESERKLTTIQGFIDLMTK, encoded by the coding sequence ATGAATGAAGACGAACATCGAAGGGCGAGCAGTCGGGCCGAGGAGTTTCTCCAGGTCTTCAAGAAGGGCGCCGAGTTCACCCAGGAGCTGCTCAAGGAGAACGAGCGGCTCAGGTTTCAGGTGCTGAAACTGCAGGAGGAACGAAAGAAGGGGGTGCCGGTCGGCAGCGACAACGAGATTATCGCCAAGCTGCAGAAACGGATCGAGGAGCTGGAAAAGGAGAAGGCCGAAATTCTTGACCGCATCAAGGAGGTTGAGGCGGAAAATCTCGATTTCGCCAATCGCTATGTCGATATCGAGAACGAAAACAACATGCTGGCCAATCTCTACATCGCCTCTTACCAGCTGCACTCGACCCTTGACTTCAACGAGGTTCTGCAGATCATTCTCGAGATCATCATCAACCTGATCGGCGGTGAGCAGTTCGCCGTCATGCTGCTCGACGAAAAAACCAACACCCTGCGGGCGGTTGCCTCCGAGGGCTTCGAGAAGGAGGAGTTGCCGGTCGTTTCGCTGGGTGATGGCATCATCGGCACCATGGCCAAGACCGGTGAAAACTACTTTGTCGACGAACTTGAGTCCTACCAGAAGGATCTGCACAGCCCGATGGTCTGTATTCCGCTCAAGATCAAGGAACATGTCATCGGCGTTATTGTCATCTACTCGCTGCTAGAACAGAAAAGCCGGTTCGCTGAGGTCGATTACGAATTGTTCACCCTGCTGGCCGGACATGCGGCCACGGCCATCTTCTCGTCGAAGCTCTACTCCGAGTCGGAACGGAAGTTGACCACCATCCAGGGCTTCATCGATCTGATGACCAAGTAG
- a CDS encoding response regulator, giving the protein MATYKVLIVEDSPTMRQLIVFALKRLRGLQIVEANDGVDGLKKLSTEKFDLILTDINMPIMDGLKLVSLVRNDPGYKDVPIVIITTEGANEDRERALALGANEYITKPIQTTKILESARRLLNLPG; this is encoded by the coding sequence ATGGCGACCTACAAAGTTCTCATCGTTGAAGATTCACCGACCATGCGGCAGCTGATCGTCTTTGCGCTCAAGCGATTGCGGGGATTGCAAATCGTCGAGGCCAACGACGGTGTCGACGGCCTGAAGAAGCTGTCGACCGAAAAGTTCGATCTGATTCTGACCGACATCAACATGCCGATCATGGACGGACTGAAACTGGTTTCCCTGGTCCGCAACGATCCCGGATACAAGGATGTCCCGATTGTCATCATCACCACCGAAGGGGCGAACGAGGATCGCGAGCGGGCCCTGGCGCTGGGAGCCAATGAATACATCACCAAACCGATTCAGACCACCAAGATTCTCGAGTCGGCGCGCCGGCTTCTCAACCTGCCGGGCTGA
- the infA gene encoding translation initiation factor IF-1 produces MAKEEAIEVEGEVIEPLPNAMFRVKLDNGHVVLAHISGKMRKYYIRILPGDRVTVELSPYDLTRGRITYREK; encoded by the coding sequence TTGGCCAAGGAAGAAGCAATCGAAGTCGAAGGGGAAGTTATCGAGCCGCTTCCCAATGCCATGTTTCGGGTCAAGCTCGACAACGGGCATGTGGTTCTCGCCCACATTTCGGGCAAGATGCGCAAGTATTACATCCGCATTCTCCCCGGTGACCGGGTTACGGTGGAACTTTCACCCTACGATCTGACGCGCGGTCGCATCACCTACCGGGAAAAATAG